A genome region from Halorussus pelagicus includes the following:
- a CDS encoding long-chain-fatty-acid--CoA ligase gives MQKPLLVTDFLDRARRHYGDQEAIVATTGERYTYDEFGERADRLSAALAERGIEKGDRVAVLDPNTHYQLEAAYGIMQLGAVHTPLNYRLTPDDYEYILSDAGVDAIIADYAYAEKIEAIREEVPTKVFVSNDAEATAGDWEDFDAVVADANPDDYERPEMAEDEIITINYTSGTTGDPKGVMRTHRTETLHAYILSVHHELYDDDVYLWTLPMFHVNGWGHIYAITGVGAKHVCTRGVDAADVVETIRAEDVSFLCGAPTVLNMLADYYEENDRPEMSGDNDVRVTTAGSAPPEATIRTVEDEFDWYLKHLYGLTETGPLVTISDARRLMDDDDSRFAIKKRQGMGVLGTEVAVVDDDGEEVPRDDSTLGEIVVRGNQVMDGYWNKPQATEAAFNEKCEGWFHTGDLAVVDDHGMVSIQDRKKDIIISGGENISSIEIEDTLFDHDEVAAVAVVPAPSDQWGETPKAFVVPASGDPENPGVTEQEIQEFTNERMASYKTVHRVEFVAELPQTATGKIQKYELRQREWDDEERMVGQG, from the coding sequence ATGCAGAAACCGTTGCTGGTGACCGACTTCCTCGACCGGGCGCGGAGACATTACGGCGACCAAGAGGCCATCGTCGCCACGACCGGGGAGCGCTACACTTACGACGAGTTCGGGGAGCGGGCCGACCGCCTCTCGGCCGCGCTGGCCGAGCGAGGTATCGAGAAGGGCGACCGGGTGGCCGTCCTCGACCCGAACACCCATTACCAACTCGAAGCAGCCTACGGAATTATGCAGTTGGGTGCGGTCCACACCCCGCTGAACTATCGGTTGACGCCCGACGACTACGAGTACATCCTGTCGGACGCGGGCGTTGACGCGATAATCGCCGACTACGCCTACGCCGAGAAAATCGAAGCTATCCGCGAGGAGGTCCCGACGAAGGTGTTTGTCTCCAACGACGCCGAGGCGACGGCGGGCGACTGGGAGGACTTCGATGCTGTCGTCGCCGACGCCAACCCCGACGACTACGAGCGCCCGGAGATGGCCGAAGACGAGATTATCACCATCAACTACACTTCGGGCACCACGGGCGACCCGAAGGGCGTGATGCGGACCCACCGCACCGAAACTCTCCACGCCTACATCCTCTCGGTCCACCACGAACTCTACGACGACGACGTGTATCTCTGGACCCTCCCGATGTTCCACGTCAACGGGTGGGGCCACATCTACGCGATTACCGGCGTCGGTGCCAAACACGTCTGCACACGGGGCGTGGACGCCGCCGACGTGGTCGAGACGATTCGGGCCGAAGACGTGTCGTTCCTCTGTGGCGCGCCGACGGTCCTCAACATGCTCGCGGACTACTACGAGGAGAACGACCGTCCGGAGATGAGCGGTGACAATGACGTTCGGGTGACGACTGCGGGGTCGGCTCCGCCGGAGGCGACCATCCGGACCGTCGAGGACGAGTTCGACTGGTATCTCAAGCATCTCTACGGCCTGACCGAGACCGGCCCGCTCGTGACCATCTCGGACGCGCGCCGCCTGATGGACGACGACGATAGTCGCTTCGCAATCAAGAAACGGCAGGGTATGGGCGTCCTCGGCACGGAAGTCGCGGTCGTGGACGACGACGGCGAGGAGGTGCCCCGCGACGACTCGACGCTCGGCGAAATCGTCGTTCGGGGCAATCAGGTGATGGACGGCTACTGGAACAAACCCCAAGCGACCGAGGCGGCGTTCAACGAGAAGTGCGAGGGGTGGTTCCACACCGGCGACCTCGCGGTCGTGGACGACCACGGGATGGTGTCGATTCAGGACCGTAAGAAGGACATCATCATCTCGGGCGGCGAGAACATCTCCAGCATCGAAATCGAGGACACCCTCTTCGACCACGACGAGGTCGCCGCGGTCGCCGTCGTCCCGGCCCCGAGCGACCAGTGGGGCGAGACCCCGAAGGCCTTCGTCGTTCCGGCGTCGGGCGACCCCGAAAACCCCGGCGTGACCGAACAGGAGATTCAGGAGTTCACGAACGAGCGCATGGCCTCCTACAAGACGGTCCACCGCGTGGAGTTCGTCGCCGAACTCCCCCAGACAGCCACGGGAAAGATTCAGAAGTACGAACTCCGCCAGCGCGAGTGGGACGACGAGGAGCGGATGGTCGGACAGGGGTAG
- a CDS encoding ABC transporter ATP-binding protein, producing the protein MDSPEQRQKQTVLSVEDLRKTYGDGSVVAVDDVSFSVERGSVVGLLGPNGAGKTSTIKSILGVVLPDEGEVEVDGVNVHEGGGKMYEKVSAVLEGARNVYWRLTVQENLSFFSSLQGIDPRDHREEHEELMELLNIDHKADEVVKDLSRGMKQKTALACALVRETPVLFLDEPTLGLDVEASHDLRQELERLVTQENRTVILSSHDMDVMQDLCDRIIIMDEGEVVTDEDVTELVELFQTQAYEVIVEEAVSTTARQALERDFDVNEWRERGDWTVCEVSLDDRERIHDLMGTLAEFDLTPRSVSVVQPDLEDVFLEVTGGNEDEDETEDKEESETEDAARIVEGRA; encoded by the coding sequence ATGGATTCACCGGAACAGAGACAGAAACAGACGGTCCTCTCGGTCGAGGACCTGCGAAAGACGTACGGCGACGGCAGTGTCGTCGCGGTTGACGACGTTTCCTTTTCGGTCGAGAGAGGGTCCGTCGTCGGTCTTCTGGGACCCAACGGGGCCGGAAAAACCTCAACTATCAAGTCCATCCTCGGCGTCGTCCTGCCGGACGAAGGCGAGGTGGAAGTTGATGGCGTGAACGTCCACGAGGGCGGCGGCAAGATGTACGAGAAAGTGAGTGCCGTCCTCGAAGGCGCGCGAAACGTCTACTGGCGACTGACGGTACAGGAGAACCTCTCCTTTTTCTCGTCCCTGCAGGGCATCGACCCGCGGGACCACCGCGAGGAACACGAGGAGTTGATGGAACTGCTGAACATCGACCACAAAGCCGACGAGGTGGTCAAAGACCTCTCGCGGGGCATGAAGCAGAAGACCGCCCTCGCCTGCGCGCTCGTCCGCGAAACGCCCGTTCTCTTTCTGGACGAACCGACGCTCGGTCTCGACGTGGAGGCCTCTCACGACCTCCGACAGGAACTCGAACGCCTCGTCACGCAGGAGAACCGGACGGTCATCCTGAGTAGCCACGACATGGACGTGATGCAGGACCTCTGTGACCGTATCATCATCATGGACGAGGGCGAGGTCGTCACCGACGAAGACGTGACCGAGTTAGTGGAACTGTTCCAGACGCAGGCCTACGAAGTCATCGTCGAGGAGGCGGTTTCGACGACGGCCCGACAGGCGCTCGAACGCGACTTCGACGTGAACGAGTGGCGCGAGCGCGGCGACTGGACGGTCTGTGAGGTGTCGCTGGACGACCGCGAGCGAATCCACGACCTGATGGGGACCTTAGCGGAGTTCGACCTGACGCCTCGGTCAGTGTCGGTCGTCCAACCCGACCTCGAAGACGTGTTCCTCGAAGTGACCGGCGGAAACGAGGACGAAGACGAGACCGAAGACAAAGAGGAGAGCGAGACCGAGGACGCGGCCCGGATAGTGGAGGGCCGCGCATGA
- a CDS encoding DHH family phosphoesterase: MVSRLVLGCGTVGQTLVEAIADGESNMLVVDDAESRVDALREEGVSATVGDPTDPEAMRESVDGADVVVVANREPETNRQAAELAVELFPEAYVIGYLGEGCGPGQRERIETLSDHVIDPTQALVEQVLAVTLGEYAIRTVNLRRTIRRIDGTLAVFMHDNPDPDAIASAVALCRVAEAVGTEAVPCYFGDISHQENRAFVNLLELDLRNFAADEAVDPEEFAGIALVDHSRPGVNDQLPEDTAIDIVVDHHPPKEPPEAEFVDLRSDVGATSTLLAEHIQRLGIDFSEDVATGLLYGIRVDTKDFSREVSTADFEAASHLLPHANVGTLERVESPSVSADTFETISRAIRNRRVEGTVLATCVGALSDRDALAQAADHLLNMESITTTLVYGFRDGTVYVSARARGTDIDLGGTLRSAFGQIGSAGGHADMAGAQIPLGLLGEVEDEEEASLTSVVSEVITDRFFETIQSLPEDDGEYAPGGEANFEATVVDPEN; encoded by the coding sequence ATGGTTTCGCGGCTGGTACTGGGGTGTGGAACCGTCGGTCAGACCCTCGTGGAGGCGATAGCCGACGGCGAAAGCAACATGTTGGTCGTTGACGACGCCGAGAGCCGCGTCGATGCGCTCCGTGAGGAAGGCGTCTCGGCGACCGTCGGTGATCCGACCGACCCCGAGGCGATGCGAGAGAGCGTTGACGGGGCCGACGTGGTCGTGGTCGCCAACCGAGAACCCGAGACCAATCGGCAGGCCGCCGAACTCGCGGTCGAGTTGTTCCCCGAGGCGTACGTCATCGGCTACCTCGGCGAGGGGTGTGGTCCCGGCCAGCGCGAGCGTATCGAGACGCTCTCGGACCACGTCATCGACCCGACGCAGGCGTTGGTCGAACAGGTGCTGGCGGTCACGCTCGGCGAGTACGCGATTCGGACCGTCAACCTCCGGCGGACGATTCGGCGAATCGACGGTACCTTGGCGGTGTTCATGCACGACAACCCGGACCCCGACGCCATCGCCAGCGCCGTCGCGCTGTGTCGGGTCGCCGAGGCGGTCGGTACCGAGGCGGTTCCCTGCTACTTCGGCGACATTTCCCATCAGGAGAACCGGGCCTTCGTCAACCTGCTGGAGTTGGACCTCCGGAACTTCGCGGCCGACGAGGCGGTCGATCCCGAGGAGTTCGCCGGTATCGCGCTGGTCGATCACTCCCGGCCGGGCGTCAACGACCAACTGCCCGAAGACACCGCCATCGACATCGTCGTCGATCACCACCCACCCAAAGAGCCGCCGGAAGCCGAGTTCGTGGACCTCCGAAGCGACGTGGGCGCGACCTCGACCCTGCTTGCCGAACACATCCAGCGCCTCGGTATCGACTTCTCGGAAGACGTTGCGACCGGCCTGCTGTACGGCATCCGTGTCGATACCAAGGACTTCTCGCGCGAGGTCTCGACCGCCGACTTCGAGGCGGCCTCCCACCTGCTTCCCCACGCCAACGTCGGGACGCTGGAGCGCGTCGAGAGTCCGTCGGTCAGCGCCGACACTTTCGAGACAATCTCTCGTGCTATCCGGAACCGGCGCGTCGAGGGAACGGTGCTGGCGACTTGCGTCGGGGCGCTGTCGGACCGCGACGCCCTCGCGCAGGCGGCCGACCACCTGCTCAACATGGAGTCGATAACGACGACGCTGGTCTACGGGTTCCGCGACGGCACGGTCTACGTCTCGGCGCGCGCCCGCGGCACCGACATCGACCTCGGCGGGACGCTCCGGTCGGCGTTCGGCCAGATCGGAAGCGCGGGCGGCCACGCCGACATGGCTGGTGCCCAGATTCCGCTCGGCCTGCTCGGCGAGGTCGAAGACGAGGAGGAGGCGTCGCTGACAAGCGTCGTCAGCGAGGTCATCACCGACCGCTTCTTCGAGACGATTCAGTCGCTACCGGAGGACGACGGCGAGTACGCTCCCGGCGGTGAGGCGAACTTCGAGGCGACGGTCGTGGACCCCGAGAACTGA
- a CDS encoding ABC transporter permease: MSLHHLYLFSRASFYKSLILMKRYLVNTLSQIVSMYLLFAVMFFGGQQLAGAAITNSIEGIVVGYFLWMLIMSSYSSIAGNITKEAQWGTLEQLYMSPLGFDRIVGIKTIVNVFVSLLIATTLLVLMLLTTGVTLSFNLLTITPIIVLTLAPAVGLGYIFGGLALLYKRIESAFQLMQFAFIGLIAAPVEQFAALKFAPFALGSHLLRQAMSEQQTLLEMPTADLGLLVAVGVVYLGLGYGIFRVIQTKARERGVLGEY, translated from the coding sequence ATGAGTCTCCACCACCTCTATCTGTTCAGTCGCGCCTCGTTCTACAAGTCGCTCATTCTGATGAAGCGGTATCTCGTCAACACGCTCTCCCAAATCGTCAGCATGTACCTGCTGTTCGCGGTGATGTTCTTCGGCGGCCAGCAACTCGCTGGCGCGGCCATCACCAACTCGATAGAGGGCATCGTCGTCGGCTACTTCCTCTGGATGCTCATCATGAGTTCCTACTCGTCCATCGCGGGCAACATCACAAAGGAGGCCCAATGGGGCACGCTCGAACAGCTCTACATGTCGCCGCTCGGGTTCGACCGAATCGTGGGCATCAAGACCATCGTGAACGTCTTCGTGAGTCTGCTGATTGCGACGACGCTACTGGTCTTGATGCTGTTGACGACCGGCGTTACGCTGAGTTTCAATCTGCTCACCATCACGCCGATTATCGTCCTGACGCTCGCGCCCGCGGTCGGATTGGGTTACATCTTCGGTGGTCTCGCCCTGCTCTACAAGCGAATCGAGAGCGCGTTCCAACTCATGCAGTTCGCGTTCATCGGACTCATCGCGGCCCCCGTCGAGCAGTTCGCCGCGCTCAAGTTCGCGCCGTTCGCGCTGGGGAGCCATCTGCTCCGACAGGCCATGAGCGAACAGCAGACGCTGTTGGAGATGCCGACCGCGGACCTCGGTCTACTCGTCGCGGTGGGCGTCGTCTATCTCGGTCTCGGCTACGGTATCTTCCGGGTCATCCAGACGAAGGCGCGAGAACGCGGCGTGCTGGGAGAATACTGA
- a CDS encoding class I SAM-dependent methyltransferase, protein MDEAEDPVERREVRATYDYIADHFAQTREYAWPEVESFVQDAPQAATALDLGCGNGRHAELLAGHADRVVAADASRGLLDTARERAAERGFDADLVQADAARLPLRDSTVELAVYVATLHHLPSRAARVGSLDELARVLAPEGRALVSAWSTAHDRFDREKGFDTEVEWTLPGGETVERFYHIYSPDEFEDDVAASGLELIDFEVSSGNCYGVVRPVSE, encoded by the coding sequence ATGGACGAGGCGGAGGACCCAGTCGAGCGCCGCGAGGTTCGCGCGACGTACGACTACATCGCCGACCACTTCGCGCAGACCCGCGAGTACGCGTGGCCCGAGGTCGAATCGTTCGTACAGGACGCGCCGCAGGCCGCGACGGCGCTCGACCTCGGCTGTGGCAACGGCCGTCACGCCGAACTGCTCGCGGGCCACGCCGACCGCGTCGTGGCCGCGGACGCGAGTCGTGGGCTGCTCGACACCGCCCGCGAGCGCGCCGCCGAGCGGGGGTTCGACGCCGACCTCGTGCAGGCCGACGCCGCGCGACTCCCACTCCGGGACTCGACGGTCGAACTGGCGGTCTACGTCGCTACGCTTCACCACCTGCCGAGTCGGGCCGCCCGCGTCGGGAGTCTGGACGAACTGGCGCGCGTCCTCGCGCCCGAGGGCCGCGCGCTCGTCAGCGCGTGGAGTACCGCCCACGACCGATTCGACCGCGAGAAAGGCTTCGACACCGAAGTCGAGTGGACCCTGCCGGGCGGCGAGACGGTCGAGCGATTCTATCACATCTACTCGCCCGACGAGTTCGAGGACGACGTGGCCGCGAGCGGACTGGAACTGATTGATTTCGAGGTGTCGAGCGGGAACTGCTACGGCGTCGTTCGTCCGGTCTCGGAGTAA
- a CDS encoding N-acetylmuramoyl-L-alanine amidase, producing MSSRRNFLKKLGAASTAGLAGASALSGIAAADMPDVEWVPADSSNYTSANRGGAEIDWIIIHTVQGSASGAVSWFQNPDANVSAHFTVAEDGYLYQSLSEVNVGWHAGDWSYNQSSVGIEHGGYVSGTYEDAQLQKSADLVAYLCEQYGIPKQRATYVPTNAGDNETGGIIGHDQVPGSSHTDPGDNWDWDYFIDLVNHS from the coding sequence ATGAGTTCCAGAAGAAACTTCCTCAAGAAGCTCGGTGCGGCAAGCACGGCCGGTCTCGCTGGCGCGAGTGCCCTCTCGGGAATCGCGGCGGCGGACATGCCGGATGTCGAGTGGGTGCCAGCCGACTCCAGCAACTACACGAGTGCGAACCGCGGTGGAGCCGAGATCGACTGGATCATCATTCACACGGTCCAAGGGTCGGCCAGCGGTGCGGTTAGCTGGTTCCAGAACCCCGACGCCAACGTGAGCGCCCACTTCACCGTCGCCGAAGACGGCTACCTCTACCAGAGCCTCTCGGAGGTCAACGTCGGCTGGCACGCGGGCGACTGGAGCTACAACCAGTCCTCCGTCGGCATCGAACACGGCGGCTACGTCAGCGGCACCTACGAGGACGCCCAACTCCAGAAGTCGGCCGACCTCGTCGCCTACCTCTGCGAGCAGTACGGCATCCCGAAACAGCGCGCCACCTACGTGCCTACTAACGCGGGAGACAACGAGACGGGCGGCATCATCGGCCACGACCAAGTTCCCGGCAGTTCCCACACCGACCCCGGCGACAACTGGGACTGGGACTACTTCATCGACCTCGTCAACCATTCCTAA
- a CDS encoding acyl-CoA mutase large subunit family protein — translation MYDDDDLAEIRDAKEEWEEETLDPVLDAYGERKDRFATVSNLEVDRLYTPEDVADVDYDEDLGFPGEEPYTRGPYPTMYRGRTWTMRQFAGFGTAEETNERFHYLIDEGQTGLSTAFDMPSLMGKDSDDPLSDGEVGKEGVAVDTLKDMEILFDGIDLDEVSTSFTINPSAPVIYAMYIALADQQGVPREEIRGTLQNDMLKEFIAQKEWVIPPEPSLDIVTDTIEFAVEETPNIKPVSISGYHIREAGSTAIQELAFTLADGFAYVEDCLDRGMDVDDFAPQLSFFFNSHNSIFEEVAKFRAARRIYSNVMGEWYGAEKDASKQLKFHTQTAGQSLTAQQPLNNVVRVTIQALAGVLGGTQSLHTNSFDEALALPSEKAVRVALRTQQIIADESGAADIADPLGGSFAVESLTDETEQKAMAYIEEIKEMGDGSVRDGVLEGIEGGYFHREIQDASYEYQERVEEGEETVVGVNKYEIEEDTQPDILKVDEETQERQLDRLAEVKEERDDEEVESALGELQDAIDADENVMPAIIDAVKAYATMGEIMQVFETEYGSYQETVNVA, via the coding sequence ATGTACGACGACGACGACCTCGCGGAGATACGCGACGCCAAAGAGGAGTGGGAAGAGGAGACCTTAGACCCCGTACTCGACGCGTACGGCGAGCGGAAAGACCGGTTCGCCACGGTGTCGAACCTCGAAGTTGACCGACTCTACACCCCCGAGGACGTTGCCGACGTAGACTACGACGAGGACTTGGGCTTCCCCGGCGAGGAACCGTACACTCGCGGGCCGTACCCGACGATGTATCGCGGTCGGACGTGGACGATGCGCCAGTTCGCTGGGTTCGGCACCGCAGAGGAGACCAACGAGCGATTCCACTACCTCATCGACGAGGGCCAGACCGGTCTTTCGACGGCGTTCGACATGCCGAGCTTGATGGGAAAAGACTCCGACGACCCCCTCTCTGACGGCGAGGTCGGCAAGGAGGGCGTCGCGGTGGACACGCTCAAGGACATGGAGATTCTGTTCGACGGCATCGACCTCGATGAGGTCTCGACCTCCTTTACCATCAACCCCTCCGCGCCGGTCATCTACGCGATGTACATCGCGCTGGCCGACCAGCAGGGCGTCCCCCGCGAGGAGATTCGGGGGACCCTCCAGAACGACATGCTCAAGGAGTTCATCGCCCAGAAGGAGTGGGTTATCCCGCCCGAACCCTCGCTGGACATCGTGACCGACACCATCGAGTTCGCCGTCGAGGAAACCCCGAACATCAAGCCCGTCTCCATCTCGGGCTACCACATCCGCGAGGCCGGTTCGACTGCGATTCAGGAACTCGCGTTCACGCTCGCGGACGGGTTCGCCTACGTCGAGGACTGTCTCGACCGCGGGATGGACGTGGACGACTTCGCGCCCCAGTTGTCTTTCTTCTTCAACTCCCACAACTCCATCTTCGAGGAAGTCGCCAAGTTCCGCGCCGCGCGGCGCATCTACTCGAACGTGATGGGCGAGTGGTACGGTGCCGAGAAGGACGCCAGCAAACAGCTCAAGTTCCACACCCAGACCGCGGGCCAGAGTCTGACCGCCCAACAGCCGCTGAACAACGTGGTCCGCGTGACGATTCAGGCCTTGGCTGGCGTCCTCGGCGGCACTCAGAGTCTCCACACCAACAGCTTCGACGAGGCGCTGGCCCTGCCCTCCGAGAAGGCCGTCCGGGTCGCGCTCCGGACCCAGCAGATAATCGCCGACGAGTCGGGCGCGGCCGACATCGCGGATCCGCTCGGCGGGTCGTTCGCCGTCGAGAGCCTGACCGACGAGACCGAGCAGAAGGCGATGGCCTACATCGAGGAAATAAAGGAGATGGGCGACGGCTCGGTCCGCGACGGCGTGCTGGAGGGCATCGAGGGGGGCTACTTCCACCGCGAGATTCAGGACGCCTCTTACGAGTACCAAGAGCGCGTCGAGGAGGGCGAGGAGACCGTCGTCGGCGTCAACAAGTACGAAATCGAGGAGGACACCCAACCCGACATTCTCAAAGTGGACGAGGAGACCCAAGAGCGCCAACTCGACCGCCTCGCCGAGGTCAAGGAAGAGCGCGACGACGAGGAAGTCGAGTCCGCGCTCGGCGAGTTACAGGACGCCATCGACGCCGACGAGAACGTGATGCCCGCCATCATCGACGCGGTGAAGGCCTACGCGACGATGGGCGAAATCATGCAGGTCTTCGAGACCGAGTATGGGAGCTATCAGGAGACGGTTAACGTCGCATAG
- a CDS encoding CBS domain-containing ParB/RepB/Spo0J family partition protein, translated as MDVAAADGGTTGGKAKVKDYMTRDVVTVSPDATVEQVSHQIAESDEHNGYPVCDGRRVEGFVSARDLLLADSEEPIFKVMSQDLIVAHPDMDVNDAARVILRSGIQKLPVVDDAGNLVGIISNTDVIRSQIERATPEKVGKLMRTLESIHDTEVEQTRRDVPLDELTPTQGKVYADELEGRSYELERGLAEPLVVIDCAPNSDDGDFLLADGHHRVMAADRIDLDTMDAYVILVDEDVELGMAKTAEKEGLGSLGDVKVVDYARHPLVETTKRLQ; from the coding sequence ATGGACGTGGCGGCAGCGGACGGCGGGACGACCGGCGGCAAGGCGAAAGTCAAAGACTACATGACCCGCGATGTCGTGACGGTGTCGCCCGACGCCACCGTCGAGCAGGTGTCGCATCAAATCGCCGAGAGCGACGAACACAACGGCTATCCGGTCTGTGACGGCCGACGGGTCGAGGGATTCGTCAGCGCCCGCGACCTCCTGTTGGCCGACAGCGAAGAGCCGATTTTCAAGGTGATGAGCCAAGACCTCATCGTCGCCCACCCCGACATGGACGTGAACGACGCCGCGCGCGTCATCCTTCGGTCGGGCATCCAGAAGTTGCCCGTCGTTGACGATGCGGGCAACCTCGTGGGCATCATCTCGAACACGGATGTGATTCGGTCCCAAATCGAGCGCGCGACGCCCGAGAAGGTCGGGAAACTCATGCGCACGCTCGAATCCATCCACGACACCGAGGTCGAGCAGACCCGGCGAGACGTTCCGCTGGACGAACTCACCCCGACGCAGGGGAAAGTCTACGCCGACGAGTTGGAGGGACGGAGCTACGAACTCGAACGCGGACTGGCCGAACCGCTCGTCGTCATCGACTGCGCGCCCAACAGCGACGACGGCGACTTCCTGCTGGCCGACGGCCACCATCGGGTGATGGCCGCCGACAGAATCGACCTCGACACGATGGACGCCTACGTTATCCTCGTGGACGAGGACGTGGAACTCGGGATGGCCAAGACTGCCGAGAAGGAGGGTTTAGGCAGTCTGGGCGACGTGAAAGTCGTGGACTACGCTCGCCACCCGCTCGTAGAGACCACGAAGCGATTGCAGTAG